CAACGCGAGCCCTTCCTCTGATCCGCGAAGGTTGCCTGGAGAACTTTCTGCATTCCGAAGCCACTGCGCGTCATTTCGGAGTGGATCCAACTGGGCATGCAGGAATGGGAGCCAAGGTGTCTGTAGGTCCCGACTGGTTTGAAATCAGTTGTACCCCCTCCATAACCACTGGAGCCGATCAACTTGACCACACCACAACATCTGACACCTTCGTTTTGATCGATAGTCTCAGTGCTCTCCATGCAGGGGTCAAAGCCAGCCAGGGCGCTTTCTCTCTGCCGTTCGACGGTTGGCTGGTCAAAGGTGGAGAACGCATCTCCGTTGAGGCAGCAACAGTGGCTGGAGACATCCGGGAACTCTTACGTTCAATTGTTCATCTGGAGCCGGAAGCCGTTGTGACCCATGAAGGTGTCAGTCCTTATGTGTGGGTTGATGGTCTGGCGATCACCGGTGAAGCCTGAACAGTCACTGCTGATTCATTGGTCTTGAAAATTCTGTTCTGGGGTACACCCATTTATGCCGTGCCCACGCTGGATGCTCTGCAGAGCGCCGGACACCAGATTGTCGGTGTTGTCACTCAGCCTGATCGTCGTCGAGGTCGAGGAAAACAATTGATGCCTTCAGCTGTGAAAGCGCGGGCTCTGGAACTCGGCTTGAACGTTTACACCCCTGAGAGAATTCGTCGAGATCATGACTGTCAACAGCAATTAGCGGAACTTGGTGCTGACCTTTCCGTGGTTGTGGCCTTTGGTCAGATTCTGCCCACAGAAGTGTTGATGCAGCCACCTCTGGGGTGTTGGAACGGCCATGGATCACTTTTGCCGAGATGGCGAGGGGCCGGCCCAATTCAATGGTCCATTCTTGAAGGTGATGCTCAAACAGGCGTCGGCGTGATGGCAATGGAAGAAGGGCTAGACACCGGTCCAGTGCTTATGGAAAGGGAAATCGAAATCGGTTTACTTGAGAACGCGCATCAACTTGGCAACCGACTCAGCAAACTCACAGCGGAGCTGATGGTGGAGGCAGTCCCTCGGATTGAAACCGCTGGAACCGGACCGGAAGAGGAGCGACTTCGCAAGTTGGGGGTGCGCTACCAGACGTCTGAGGTCAGCTACGCAAGAATGCTCGTGAAAACTGACTACCAGGTCGACTGGTCAGCCTCTGCTTTGGCCATCCATCGCAAGGTGATGGGTCTTTACCCAGGTGCTGTGACGCTCTGGAAGGGGAAAAGGCTGAAATTGCTGGTCACTGAACCGCTAATTGAACGACTTGGAGTCGAGCTGAGCACTGCTGCGCAACAGCTGCTGGGCCGCTGGCAGACCGGTGGCCACCCGGCAGGGACTGTTCTTGACAGCAATGAGGCCGGTTTGGTGGTCAGCAGTTCGGGTTGTCCACTGCTAATCCGAGAAGCACAGCTGGAAGGGAAGGCCCGGAGCCATGGTCGAGCTCTCGTTCAGCAATTGCAGACCACTGTGGGAGACACATTGGGCTGACTCAAAGCACTCCGATGGTGTGCTCAGCGTCTGCGTTGGCGAGATACGGGTGTGGCGCTGCGACGAGTGCGTTGATTGCCGCGTTGATTGCTACGCCGTTTACCACCACCGAGGTCAAGAGGTGGAGCCGTCAAAATCGTCGGTTCAAAACCCTTCACTTGTTCTTTGCGCAACGCTTCCCCTGTGAGGCGCTCAATGGCCTTCAGTAAGAGTGATTCCTCAGCAGCAACAAGCGAAATGGCATGACCGGTTTCACCAGCACGACCGGTACGACCGATGCGATGAACATAATCTTCGGCCACATTGGGAAGATCCAGGTTCACCACGTGCGGCAACTGTTGGATGTCAATCCCGCGTGCAGCAATGTCTGTCGCGACCAGTACACGGACGCTGCCCTGCTTAAAGCCCTGAAGGGCTCGAGTACGCGCACCTTGGCTCTTGTTGCCATGAATCGCAGCTGCTTCGAGACCTTCGTTGCTGAGTTTTTCTGCGACCCGATTAGCACCATGCTTGGTGCGTGAAAACACCAGCACCTGACGCCAATTGCCACTTCTGATTAGATGACTGAGAAGTTCCGGCTTCCGTTTCATGTCACACGGGTGAACAACCTGCTCCACAGAGCGTGCCGTCTGATTTTCAGGCGTGACTTGAATCTGCAGTGGGTGATGCAGCAACCCTGTAGCCAGCTTTCGGATCGGCGGGCTGAACGTGGCGGAGAACAGCAGAGTCTGCCGATGCTCGGGCATCAAGCGAATCAATCTGCGAATGTCATGGATGAAGCCCATATCAAGCATTCGATCCGCTTCGTCCAGCACCAGGCATTCGAGGTGATCGAAATGCACGACTCCTTGCTGATGGAGATCAATCAATCGGCCCGGCGTCGCGACCAGCAGATCCACTCCTCCCTGAAGTCGATCAATTTGCGGATTGATCTTGACTCCTCCGAAAACCACATCACTTCGCAAGGGAAGGTGGTGCCCGTAAGCACGCACATTCTCATGAACCTGTGCTGCCAATTCACGGGTCGGGGTCAAGACCAGTGATCTCACCTGACCACGACCGGAGCGTCGACCATGCCGAAGTCGTTCGAGCATTGGCAGAGTGAATCCACCGGTTTTTCCAGTACCTGTCTGAGCAGCCGCCATAACGTCGCGACCACTGATCACCGCTGGAATCGCCTGTTCCTGAATCGGTGATGGGTGAATGTACCCCTTATCCCTCAGCGCCTTAAGAAGGGGTTCTCCAAGTCCCAAGTCTTCGAAACCGACCTGTGAATTGACCGTGACAGAAGTCTCGCCGATCGTGTTGGAGCCCAATTGTTCACCCTAGGAGGCGGCCATTAAACCCCTCCTTGTTGCTGGCGGGACTTGAACAATAAATTCAGATGATCTTCCAAACGGCATCCTCAGGAATCTCAGGAGCAGCGAATAGATCGGACGGTTCTTGCTGAGTCACCCGCCAAGCAGGAACTCTGGTGTCGCGATAAGTGCCGTGTTGAATCAGCACTCCTTCCTGCTCATCAGTGCTGGCATAAAACCCACCTTCCCAATGGGACTGTTGATTCAGGCCACCACGAAACCAAACCCAGCAGCGCACGCGTTTCATGGATGTCACGGCGACCAATGACTGCAACGCTCACATGGTCCTTCAGGAATCACGGCACAGCGCATCAGAGGACTTCGGGCATTAAAACGACACGCCGGATCACCAATGACCCAACCATGCTGAAACCAACGAGCATCTGAAGGTCGCTTCTGAGGCTTCACCATCAGCACGACAGAGCTCAACTGATATCGACCGGAATGGAGGCGGTAACGATGACGGCGCTGCATCACAAGAAAACTGTCGTCTTCGTGTAAAAACCAGCGGCCCGGGGAAGGTGGCTCATCGAGTTCAACACGATCAAGCAGTTGATCACTGCCGGTCTGTCGGATTTCCACGAGCATGAACTCAAGACTCCTTTGCTGCTGGCGATTCGCGGAGTGAGAACCCCCAAATCATCAATCCAACAACTGCAACAAGAGTGACCAGTTCAGATGGATGCAAGGTCGGTAGAGCCATCATCGCCAGCAGTTTGAGACCAACAAAACCGACCGCAAGGAAACCTGCTGTTTCCAGTCGCGGATAAATCTGCAGCCACCGAATGAAAAGTCCTGAGGTGAAACGCAAAGCAACCACTCCGATCAGCGCACCCGTTAACACCAGAAGCAACTGATCACTGATGGCAACCGCTGCAGCCACACTGTCGATTGAAAAGGCAAGGTCGGTAATGGCCAGAGTGAGCACCGTTCGACCGAAACGAATCGACTTAGACGCTGTTTCAACGGGTTGCTTATCGGCCTGCTCAGCAGAGGTATTCCAGTGGCTTAGGCAGAGCCAGACCAGGTAGCCACCTGCAATCAGCTGGATAGGCGGGAAAGCCAGAACATATTGCGCCATCAGGATGAGACCCACGCGCAAACCGAACGCCATCACAATGCCGAGATTCAACGCGCGGCGCTCAAGTTGGGGATCACGCTGTTCTCGCGCAATGGCTGCCAATGCAATTGCGTTGTCAGCCGAAAGAAGTAGCTCGAGAGTGACAAGTACCGGCAACAACGGCAACAGTTCACCCAGCTGGTCAACGCCGTCCAACCAGGCAGTGAGTGACGACAGTGCAGCTGTATCCATTTCTACAGCCTAGAAATAGAACACATTGAACAGTGGAATGCGAACCCACTCCCAGCTCTGCCATGTGAGTTCTGATCGATGCGTTGTACTCGTTGAGGCCTACGAGGGAAGCACTCCACTCGGCAGTGCTCTCGGTGAGGGACGCACCGCATCAGAGGCCGAGGATCAGGCTCTGCTCCGACTTCACGCAAGGTTCAACTCCTTCAACCTCAGCGAAGCTGAGGAGACAATGAACACGTCTGCTGAGGCAGGTATTGAGAGCTTGGACCAGGCTGGGGGCGTAAGGCCTACGCAGTTGATTAGGCGAATCACGCCTCCTGAAGTCACTGCATCTGAGGAACCCAAGCAGACCGCTCAGCCCCTGCAGACATTGCCAGTTCCCCCTGGCAATGTTTCTGAAAGCATGGACAAGGGGCCTGATCCTGAACCACCCAGCGAATCTCCCGTCGATCCCGAGGATTGGAGTGAGGAGCTCACCGCCATTGATCTCGAACTTCAGAGGGTCGGATGGGACCGCGACAGTGAGAAGATCTATCTCGAACGTGCATTTGGCCATGCCAGCCGCCATCGGCTCACTCGCTTCAGTGACCTTGTGGCATACCTCAAGCGTCTTCGTGATCTTGCGGCAGGAAGTGACCCACAGCACGCAGAGATTCCTTTACGACGATCCGATTTAGTCGCACAGGGCGACGAAATTCTCAAACGCTTGCAATGGAGTCAGCAACAGGCCAAGGACTTCCTGAATCAGCACCTTGAAGTCAGTTCACGCCAACAACTCAGCGACGAGCAACTTTTGAATTTCAACATAATGCTTGAGGAGAAACTTCTAGCTTCTTAAGTTCAAGATCCTAAAAGAATGATTAAACAATAGACTCATCACTTTTTATGACAAATTGAATCAATAAATTTAATCAGACGTTGCGATTGCGTCAGGGATATCAACACTTGGTGCCTCAAATCGACCATCTAGAACAAACTCAAGGCGCAATTTCATGAACGTAATGAAATTCGAGTCAGTTGAGACCACGGCTGCTGCAGGCTGGGGGAGCTGCTCACGGATCGTCCTCATCTCCGCTGCGTTGAGAAAGGCCGGTTGACGCACCAGCCAGAAATCCACTTCCTTGCCGTGTTCTTTGTAATGACGCCGTCTTTCCTTGAGAACTTCTTCCAAGGGCTCCTCTTCTGTGAGGAAGCGATTGCTGGCTGCAACGAAGTAATAAGTGGTCATCAACTTTGACTAGCGAACAAGGTCTCACGGCGTGGATTCTGAACCAGGGAGCGCATCTCGCTGACAGCAGTTTTCAAACCCACTGCCACTGCTCTGGCCACAATGGTGTGTCCAATATTCAACTCCTCCATTCCCTCAATCGCAGCAACTGGTTCCACATTCTGGTATGTGAGTCCGTGGCCAGCGTTAACGCGTAGACCGATAGAGCGGGAAAAAGCAGTGGCCTCCGTCAAGCGAGCGAGTTCACGGGGCTGTTCAGTCCAAGCGGCTACCGCATAAGCGCCAGTGTGCAGTTCAACCCAGCGGGCTCCGGAATCCCGACTAGCCCTCAGCTGTAACGGATCCGGATCCACGAAAAGGCTTACCGGAACCCCTGCATCGTGAAGCCGTTTCACCATTCCTTTCAGTTGCGGAAGCTGTCCTGCTATGTCCAGGCCCCCCTCAGTGGTGACTTCTTCGCGCCGTTCAGGCACCAACGTGACCATGTCTGGCCTCACACGCATCGCGATTTCGACCATCTCATCAGTGGCAGCCATTTCCAGATTCAACCTGCTGCGAACGGTCTGCCTGAGGAGATCGACGTCGCGGTCCTGGATATGCCGACGGTCTTCACGCAGATGCACTGTGATGCCATCAGCCCCTCCAAGTTCTGCCAAAAGAGCCATGGTCACGGGATCGGGCTCCAGCGTGCGCCTCGCTTCGCGCACATTGGCGATGTGATCGATATTCACCCCGAGGCTGGCCACGATATGTCGTTGGAAAGGAATGAATCCTATTCAGCATGTGGGCCGATACGGCCGAAGGATCAACTGCCCAGCGAAGTCTGTGGTGTTCGATCTTCCCAGGTAATTTCGCTTCAGTGGGTTTTAGTTCAAGGCGGTGTGCAGCAGCCTGACGACGCGTTCTTCTGCTCTCGACAGGGGGATCGATCCCTTTTGGGCACCTCTTGCCATGGTTCTGACCCAGGACATGGCTCTTCACTACCTTCGTGGCAGAACAGTTCTCGGTTCCGAGAACCTCCCTCAGAACGGTCCCGTTCTGTTGGCTCCAACGCATAGAGCTCGCTGGGATGCCCTAATGATCCCGATGGCTGCAGGCCGGAGGATCACAGGACGTGACTGCCGTTTCATGGTCACTCGAACAGAAATGTCTGGGTTGCAGGGATGGTTTCTGCAACGCCTCGGCTGTTTTGCGATCGACCAAGACAAGCCTTCGCTGACAACCCTGCGATTCGCTCTAGACCTGCTGGAGAGCGGTCAGCAACTGGTGGTCTTTCCTGAGGGACGCATCAAAAGGATTGATGCACCGATTGTCTTGGAACAAGGTTCCGTTCGGCTTGCACAACTCGCCCATCGCCGTGGCATCGATGTGCAGGTTGTTCCTGTTGGTCTTGCCTATGACCCCGCAGTGCCCGGTCCACGCAGTCGCTCAGCAATTTGTTTCGAGAAGCCGTTGATTGTTGACGGTAAGGGCAAGCAAGAAGCCCTTCGTTTTAATCAGCTCCTGGCCAAAGGGATGCATACGGCTGAACAAGCGGCCCGAGAGTCCATCGGACGATCGCTGAATTGCCCTTAAAGTCCGCGCATTCAAGATTGGTTCCATGGGCACCCGCCTTCTTTGCTCAGCGATTGCACTGACTGCCGGCTTGTGCATGACTCCTGCATTGGCTCAGTCCGGACCAGATGCATCCGGCTCGACCACCAAAGTGCTCGCTTCAACTGGATCTGGCTTCAATGTTTCAGCTGTTGAGGCCTTGATTCAACGAGGTGATGCTGCCGTGGCATCAGGAAATCTGGTTCAGGCCAAAAAGGACTACGACAACGCTCGAACCGCGTCCAAGCAACTTCTGGCGTTTTACCGCGATCTCTCCGGATCGTTCAGGGGTCTCGATGCCCGTATTCCGCGTGAAATGGACACCAAAGGTCGGGCTGCACTGGCGCTCCTCGCCCAATCAAATCTGCGTCTTGCGGCGCTCTTCCGTCGTCAAGGTCAGCCCGAAATTGCTGTGCCTGTCTTGGTTGAGGTCGTACGACTGATGACACCAGCCAAGCCAGAAGGACAAAAGGCTTACCAGAGCCTTTTAGAACTCGGTTTCGTGGACACCCCTTACCGCGGTGCTGGTGGGTGATCCAATTCACACGAGACATTCATCTGCCAGCATCACTTGAGTTCAAGCTCTGTTCCAATGGTTCAGCCTGACGCCGTCTCCTCTGCCATCCGACGCGCGATCCCAGATGCTCAGGTGAGCGTCGAAGATCTCACTGGTGGTGGTGATCATCTACAGGTGAGCGTGGTGTCGACTGCTTTCGATGGTCTCAACCGCATCCGTCAACATCAACTGGTTTACCGAGCCTTGAGGGAAGAGCTGGCCTCAGAAGCCATTCACGCCCTCGCTCTGAACACTTCCACACCCACCTGATACGTCTTCTCTCATCGCCTGACTCCCATGGACAGCCAAACCCAATCCCGCATCGAGAGCTTGATCCAGTCAAGCCCGATTTTCGTGTTCATGAAGGGCACCAAGCTGATGCCCCAGTGCGGCTTCTCCAACAATGTTGTCCAGATTCTCAATGCACTTGGCGTGAGCTTTGAGACTTTCGACGTGCTCTCAGATCCTGAGGTACGCCAGGGCATCAAGGAGTTTTCCGAATGGCCCACCATCCCTCAGGTTTATGTGAAAGGAGAATTTATGGGTGGTTCGGACATTCTCATCGAGATGTACAACGACAGCACCCTGAAGGAGAAGCTAGAGATCGCTTTGGCCAGCTGATCAGTCCAGCTGATTCAGAAAATCATTCACAACTGCGATCAACGCCTGATTGCGGTCGACGTAGGTCTTGTGTCCTGCGTCCTTGAGAACTTCCAATCGGGCATGATCACCGATCGCTGATCTTGCATCCTGCATGGTCTCAGGTGTTGCAGTGTCATGTTCTCCGCAGGTGAGCAACGTCGGCGTAGAGAGATCCCGAAAGTTGGGAAACAAGTCAAGGTCGTTGAGCATTCCGTGATGCTCGAATTCACTTGGCCCCCACATCTGTTCGTAGAGCTTGGTGTTCCCACGTTGACGTTCACAACGCAATGCTTTTTGATCTGTATCTCGATCGGAACGGCAAAAGTGTCGACGTTCGAATTCATTCTCCAGATTCACCGATTCCCCAAGCTCGAGTTGGATATTTTTGATCAGTTGATTGCAATCCGCAATCCATCGTTGAGTGGACAGCAGAGGAGAGGAAAGCAATAGGGCTGCTACTCGATCTGGGTGATCAAGGCAGAACTGCGTCATGACTGCACCGCCCCATGAGTGTCCAAAGACGTGGGCACGGGAAATACTGAGCTGATCGAGAATGCAAAGGGGCTCTGTTGCGAAACGCTTCAGTGTCATCTGCTCTTGAAGCAGGTCAGCAGGTGATGCAAATGACCCCAGCTGGTCGTAAAACATTGTTGGTCGTTGGTCCGCCAGGGGGTGCAGAGCGTCATAGAGACCAACACTCGATCCACCTGGACCGCCGTGTGTAACGAGCAGAGGGATCCGTTCAGCAGCTTCGATGCAATGAGGTCGATAACAGCGAAGCTCAATACAACCTCCGTTTACTGAGATCGTTTTGACCGCCTCAAGAGAATGGCGATTGATACCCATGACCCGGGAAGCTCAATACGGATTTGGATGCCTGTACAAAGCGCTCACATCCCCATCAGGACCGATAAAACTGGAAGGATCCAGGATCCAGCGTTCAATCAGAGTCTCCAGTTTGGACAATTCCCTTGGATCAAGATCACCGGTTCTGCGTAGAGCATGTAGGTAGCCATCGGCATAGAGGCGTAACTCAGACGGACCGTGGTAGCGAGATGTCAGTTCCTGACAGGCATCACACAGCGCCTGGAAGTGGCGAATGGCCTCCGGGTGCTGAAGAGATGTCATCTTTAGTGAGGACGGCAGCCCCTGTTACCGGCGTGCCTGAGGAATGGCATTAGCGTAAGACGGCTTTTGGATGCCCTGTGACCTCCTCCTCCCGCGATCTCCTCGCCCATGGAACCGGTCAGGCTCCTGTGCAGCAACTGACTGTTCCCGAAATTCCTTCACGAGAACCCTCACGGATTCTCGTCGTTGAACCACATCCGACACTGCGCACAGTCCTTGTTCAAAGGCTTCGCCAGGACGGACATCTGACTGCAGCTGTGTCATCGTCGCTGGAAGCCATTGAGCTCTGTCAGGAGCAATCTCCTGATTTGCTTGTGAGTGCTGAACTTCTTGAGCAAAGTTCTGCCCTGAGACTTGGTCAACAATTACGTTGTCCGGTGATTGTGCTGACAGCTCGCAGCGGTGCTGAACCTGTTGTGGGTTTGTTGGATGACGGTGCTGATGACGTTCTCCGCAAACCCTTTGGTTTGGAAGAATTGGCCGCCCGCTGTCGCACTCTGCTGAAGCGGGGTCGCAGTGGACTCCAGGAACGTGTTGCTGTTGGGCCCCTTGAGGTGCATCTGCTTCTGCGTCAAGTGACCCTGCGCGAGCAACCTGTTGAACTCAGCCCTCGCGAATTTGCACTGTTGTGTGCGCTGTTGATGCCACCGGGGATGGTGCGTAGCCGACAGGAGCTTCTGAGAATGGCCTGGCCACCGTTCAGTGGTGGACCCCGCTCTGTGGACACACAGGTCTTGACTCTCCGCCGCAAACTTGAACAGGCAGGTCTAGGAGAGGGAGGTGGAATAACCACCGTTCGTCAACAGGGATATCGCTTTAGCCTGGATAACCTTCCGGAATAACAATCAACCCCCATCTGATTCCCATAGCAACTACAGATTCAAGGGTCAGCATGCCAACCGCAAGACCACAAAGAAGCTGATAGGTCCAAGGTGGAGTTAATCGTTGAATTGTGCCGGTTTTCAGACCCGTTCTCTGTTCAAAAATAGATAGAAAACGATCGAACTTTTCGATGCGTTGTGGAAGCAACTGCAGCCCCTGGTTGATGGTGGTGAGGTAATAAACCGTTCCTCCCTGGCTTGTACCAACAGGAACCAACCGTTTGATCTCTTGCCACTGCAACTGCCAGCCACGACGAATCAACCAACTGCACCATGTGGGATGTCCCACACTGATACCTTTTTCATCGACGTTCACCTGCTCGCTGAGCATTGCGAGAACCAGTGCCAATCCAATCGGAGCGGCACTCCAGAGGACCAGCTTCAACTCTGGTGGTGCCATTAGCGGCAATGGCAGAACGAGAGCCAAATAGACACTGATCAGAGTCCACCTGATCAGCGGTGAAAGACAAAACCGCTCCTGTAGCGAGACAGACATCGCTCAGCGATCCTCTGCTGAACCCGGCAGTGGCTCGATCACAGCGTTGGGGCGGTAATTGCCGTCGAATACTTCCTCCTCTCTGCCCTTCCAGAATTCACCCAGACGCATTAAGTCGTCATGGGCCTCCTGAATCGATTTCAGGTAGGTGTCAGGAGTCATCTGGTCGCGCGATTCCCTCAATTTGGAGAGCCGCAACATCTGAAGCATCCAGGGCTTCCCCAGTTCACCGCGTTGTTCGAGGTAGCGAGCAAGTTCTGCAGAACTGGGTTGAGGAGCCTGTGCCATGGAGGTGAAATCAACAGTGTGACCCTAAGAAGTCGAGCAACATTCATGTGAATATCTCCAAACTGAAACCCTCCAGGCGTCCCGACAAGAATCACCCCCGGTTTGATCTATGCGGCTGCAGCCGTTGTGACAGCCCATTGAATACGAAGCGGTGGACACGCCTCGGCAACTGTTCTGACAGTGAAACAGCAGAAAATGGTGTAGTAATACATCCCAGCGAACCTCACAAGTTGTCGTTTTAAAGCTTTGAGAAGGCTCAGTAATTGCCATATGGCATACGTACTTCAGTTCGCCTGAGCTGAAAGGCAATGTCGTCAAAGCGCGGCTCGAGATTATTCCTTTGTTACTGCGGAGTTGCTAACAGTAAGAGTGTTGCCCTGGACATCCATACCGAATGGAGACTTCCCGCTCTGAACTTGATCTCGAAACTAACCTTGGCCACCGCCTCAATCAACGCGCTCAACCCGAGGCTGTGTTGCCTCGGAACCAATTAGCAGAGCATGGCTTACACGCTGATCTGGCTTATCAGCTCATTCACGACCATTTGATGCTGGACGGCAATGCCATGCTCAATTTGGCCACGTTCGTCGGTACCTGGATGGAACCTGAGGCACTGCATCTGATGCGCGAATGTGCCGATAAGAACATGATCGACAAAGACGAATATCCCCAGACCGCCGAACTTGAAAATCGGTGCATCCAGATGTTGGCGCGTCTTTGGAATGCACCGGATCCCGAGGCTGCTGTTGGGACCTCCACCACAGGGTCCAGCGAAGCTTGCATGCTGGGCGGAATGGTGCTCCGTTGGCACTGGCGCCAGCGAAGGACAGCGCAAGGTCTTGATGATCGGCGCCCAAACCTGGTTATGGGCAGCAACACGCAGATCTGTTGGGACAAGTTCTGCGCCTACTTCGACGTTGAAGCACGCATGGTGCCGATTTCGAGAGAACACCTCCAGTTGACAGCTGATGGTGCTGTTGCAGCATGCGATGAGAACACCATTGGGGTAGTTGGCGTACTCGGCAGCACATTTGATGGAAGCTACGAACCCATTGAAGCCATCCAACAAGGGCTTGATCAGCTGCAAAAGCGCACGGGGTTGGACATTCCCATGCACATAGATGGGGCGTCCGGTGCCTTTGTGGCGCCATTCAACTCCCCTGAGCTGCGTTGGGACTTCCGACTGCCCCGCGTTAAGTCAATCAACACCAGCGGCCACAAATACGGTGGCGTCCTTCCCGGCGTTGGATGGGTGTTGTGGCGGGAACAGGCTGATCTACCAGAGGAATTGCGCTTCAACGTCAACTATCTAGGCGGCCAGATGCCAACCATCGGCATGAACTTCTCCCGCCCTGGAGCCCAGGTGGTGGCGCAGTATTTCAACTTTATCCATTTAGGTCATAGTGGCTATTGCCAGCGCATGGCATGTCTTGAAGCCACGGCCTCTTACCTGGCTGATTCGATTGCGGAGATGCCAACAATGAAGTTGTTGAGCCACCCCCGCGGGCAGCTCCCGGTGTTTGCTGTCAGCCTCGAGGATTCGGTTGATAACTGGACGGTGTTCCAGTTGTCAGAACGCTTGAGAGCTCGTGGCTGGCAAGTGCCGGCATACACAATGCCGGCAGCTTGTGAAGATCTCTCAGTGCTGCGCTTTGTGATCCGAGCCGGTTTCACACGTGATATGGCCGATTTGTTGCTGCGGGATCTGAAGAACGCGGTGGATTGGTTCCAACAACTCAGCAGCCCTATGCCTGATCCAAATCCTGAACATCAGCCCTTTCACCATTGATCAAAACATATCAAATTTCTTTTGTTGAATTTGATTGATCAACGTGTGCGCAGACTTTATCGCCATGCCTCTACCACACAAAAGCGATAAACATCCTTTTAATAATTACATAATACATTGACTTCAAAGCATAATTCAACACTAGCGATTGCTTATTAAGACCAAAAATTCTCCGACCCTATTCAAAAAGTATTCTGAATATATTGATTTTTGGACATAGAAATTAATCCAAGACTGCAAGCATCTTCCTGGCTAGGCTGAACTCGAGCGCATTATT
Above is a window of Synechococcus sp. BIOS-U3-1 DNA encoding:
- a CDS encoding glutamate decarboxylase produces the protein METSRSELDLETNLGHRLNQRAQPEAVLPRNQLAEHGLHADLAYQLIHDHLMLDGNAMLNLATFVGTWMEPEALHLMRECADKNMIDKDEYPQTAELENRCIQMLARLWNAPDPEAAVGTSTTGSSEACMLGGMVLRWHWRQRRTAQGLDDRRPNLVMGSNTQICWDKFCAYFDVEARMVPISREHLQLTADGAVAACDENTIGVVGVLGSTFDGSYEPIEAIQQGLDQLQKRTGLDIPMHIDGASGAFVAPFNSPELRWDFRLPRVKSINTSGHKYGGVLPGVGWVLWREQADLPEELRFNVNYLGGQMPTIGMNFSRPGAQVVAQYFNFIHLGHSGYCQRMACLEATASYLADSIAEMPTMKLLSHPRGQLPVFAVSLEDSVDNWTVFQLSERLRARGWQVPAYTMPAACEDLSVLRFVIRAGFTRDMADLLLRDLKNAVDWFQQLSSPMPDPNPEHQPFHH
- a CDS encoding response regulator transcription factor; this encodes MTSSSRDLLAHGTGQAPVQQLTVPEIPSREPSRILVVEPHPTLRTVLVQRLRQDGHLTAAVSSSLEAIELCQEQSPDLLVSAELLEQSSALRLGQQLRCPVIVLTARSGAEPVVGLLDDGADDVLRKPFGLEELAARCRTLLKRGRSGLQERVAVGPLEVHLLLRQVTLREQPVELSPREFALLCALLMPPGMVRSRQELLRMAWPPFSGGPRSVDTQVLTLRRKLEQAGLGEGGGITTVRQQGYRFSLDNLPE